Genomic segment of Cryptococcus depauperatus CBS 7841 chromosome 8, complete sequence:
TTGTGGTCGCTGTCGAAGATCCAGCCTGAGAAGAGGATTTGCTAGCGCCCCCAGAAGTAGTAGAATGAGTGGCATCAGTCTCTTTACCAGAGGTGGTTGAAGAGCCTGTAGAAATGGACGGGGTCGTGGATGTCGCAACAACGTCACCGTTTGCCAAAGATATAAGTTTTTTAGTCTCAGTGTAGCTAGGGTCAGGCTGCTTTTTACCGTTACTGCCCCATTCTGGGTTATTTCCCGGGAGTTTATTCAAGATCGAGCCAGTCGCGCCAACATCCTAAACTGCGATTAACAGCTAGCAAATAAAATGAATCAGAGATTGCACACTTACCTCATCGACGATAACAGCATCAGAATCAGGAGTGGCCTTGTTTCCATTTTTTACAAAGTACTTGTTCAAAGGCGGACATTTCTCCACAGAGAATCCGACGTTGCAAGTATCGCCATATCCAAAGATCTCGTCGAAGTATCCTTCAGGCCAGCCATTGGTAAAGTCGCCATGAAAGGAATAGCCACTGTTATCACCCGTGGCCCAGACTCGTGCACCAGGAGTATAGTTAAAATGATCGTCATAGAAAAACTCGTAAAACACTTGTATGAAAAGTCAATGACAAGGCATGATACGACCAAAGACAAGCACCTACAGCTCATAATCCTCTTTGGGTGGGTTGCAGGGCAAGGTCCGCCTGAATCATGCCCTCCGGAGGCGGGATAGGCTACGTGTTTTCTAGATACCATGTCAGTCATGGTCCAGACTAGCCTGCCGAGTCTTGACGTACGATCCAGGAAGCCAAGTGTTGACTCCATCCCAGCAattgggaaagaagaccTGAGCACGTAGGCCACTTGGACAGTTCCGCTCAGGGAATGCTATTTATTTCACATGAATTATTCTGATTCTCTCCAGATACAACAAAACATACCGCCCGTTTCAGGAAGTCTACCTGCACCTAGACAGGCATACGAGATGGCTGCGTTGGTGTAATCCGACTTGTTGTAGGTGGTGCGGCTAGGGTCGCCGGCCAGCATACGAAAGCCCTTTGGGAAGGCATAGACTTTCTCGTCGTCTCCAGAACTAGACATGTTTAGCCATGACATCTCATAGCGCTACCTCTCTTGACTCACCGGCGCATCTACAGATAACGGAGCAAAGCATGTAAGTCGATGCACACTCGGTCAGATTGATCACCCACTAGATAATAACTGTAATCATGTCAATACTAACATTAACGTTTTGTAAACAGCCAACGTACGTATTCGCACCGTTCATCTTGACCAATTCAAATCCGTTGCCTTTCTTCCTGTACAACTGGGGAACCCAATAGTTTGAATGGTCAACATTCACATTGGCGGTGGTCGACTTGCCGGCAATGGAATGCTCATAGGTATACGTCGGGTTAAAGGCAGAACCACCAATCACCGAGTGAACTGCAAGACTCGTTTTAGCCTTGTATTGTCAAAAGAGCGTTACCCACCATGACCAGAGATGCCGCCGGGAGAGATGATAGGATCAAGACGAGAGGTAAAGAGCGGCTTGCCGTGCTGGACTACCCAGAACCTAGAAACCGGTCAGCCCACTGAGCTCACTCAATACAAAAGACACACGAGTTTGAGGAGGCCGCTGCACCCCCAACAAGAGCCAAAACGCTCAAAGCAGCAAACATATCAAAAACTGAGATTAGGTGTTGACTTTCTCCCGGAATATTCAAACCAGCCGAGTTTTCGTTGGAGAGGACGTTGGAGAATTTGAAAGATTGTGAATGAAAAGGAGCGTAGTGGACAATGTCCAAGGTAGCCTATACTATATGACCTTataagagatggagaaaagttggTAACCAACAACTTGATATCACAACTGGCCGTTGTCCAGTGATACCCCCCTCTCAACAAGGACATTCCCTTTCGACCTGATGCTTATTGATTGTGTGTCCATAACCTGAACGCCCCTTTGGATGGCCGGAATAGCTgtcatccatccatctcgaCCAAAGGATTACCTCCCATTGTGTTTCTTGTTCCCAAACATGCTTTCGATCAGGCGATGAGCATCCAgatgggaagaaaaggatggCCGAAGACGGGTGGATGGCATCTGGAGCAAAGTGAATGCCGTTTCAAGGGGGGACGAGAAGGACTTGATAGATTGTGTGTTAGCTGGATGGATGCATTTTATATGTTGTTTGTGATGTTTGCGTTGTtgatattgaaaaagaagagaattggGTTAAGATGTAAATTCAAAAGTGACATGCTTAAAAAATAAATGTAATGTAGGCGCGTCTCAACAGTTTCTAAACTTTCGAGACATTACTGCTATCATAAAGGTCATTCATCCCAGTCTATTTACAGATATACATCATGCTGTCAGACTAATTCAAAGCGCACACAAGCTTGAAATACGGTCGAACAAAGGTAGGTGAATCAAAGAAACTGTCCGTTGTTTGTGCGAGAATCCGTCAAACTCGATTTTGTGAGAATGTGCGGTGGCtagaagaaacaaagaatGATAATCATCTCAATGCAAGGTACGGTGGGATCATTGATGCAGGATTAAAAGTGTGAATAGTTGTGGGAACAAAGGATCAGAGAAACCCATGTTCGTCGCTCAAATATCCGCACCAAAAGGCGCAGAATGAGGAGTCAATTTGGCAACGTCCTTGAAGATAAGAGGAACTACGATCAGAGCGATAAAGGCAGCTTGTACGAGCAGGTAGAGGATACCATCTGCATAAAAGCATCAGGATCCATTGCACCTTTAGAAAAAGTTTAGCAACTTACACTTCGCGACAATCTTTCTTCGCTGACTCCTTTGCCTAAAACTGTAAATCGGTGGTCTGATTTGCTGACTTGGTGCAAGCCAAAAGAGCATGGTGGCGTGTATTCTGTCAAAGTATGGAATCAACATTGGTGGGGTTAACAGGGCGAGAAGTACTGTAATTCATTGATTAGCGTCTTCATTATCCAATGATTTGATGATGGTAGACGAACAGTGGCAAGCAATAAAGTCGGCAGAATACAAGCCCATCTCTATAGTTTTGACGACAAACTCTCGTGCAGGTTGAGACAACGCGTGTGCACCCAAACCTCGATTGAACCAGACACCCTGCTCGTTGTGTTAGCAAATGTCTGGGTAAAGTAAAACAGATAACGTACAGTCCACCAAGCTCTGTTGGTCTCATCATGCTTGAACTCTCGAGACAAAAACACCGCGATGAGGAATTTAAAGATGCACCTTTGCACACCAATAACAGCAATCATACCAAGAACTGCGTGGGAAGCGTCCCAAAGTTCAAGGAACCAAAGGAACTCAAAGAATGCAACCATACCAATGACGGCACCAAAGTGCGCAATAGCAGCCATGGTAGCACCGAACTGGTGGGTATAGGAGTTCAACTAACGCGAGATCAATTTTCAGAAAGCCACCAGAATGTGAAATCAAACTTACGCATGGACCGAGGAAAACagagatcaagaaaaggatcATCAACAGCGCCATGTTCCAAACGATAGGGCCAAGAGCTACAATTGCAATCCTGACCAAACCGGGCTGAACCTTGCCATTTACAGCAAAGCTCTTGACGAAGAGGTAGCAGATAACAAACAAGACTGCCAAACAGATTGGTCCGAAGATTTCGCCAATGACGATAGCTTTCCAAGGAGCCCTGGGTACATCTGACGACAACTTTTCGCTAGGAAGACCCAGTTTCTTTCGCTTGAAACCAGTGACTCGAGTTCGAGACAATCGACAGTAGCCAACCCACGAGTTGGCGTGGGTACGAGAATTACCACGAGACATCCAACGAAGGAACTCTCTGTAATCAATAACGAAATCAGATATGGAAAACTGATGTgggttgaagaggaaaggaGCAACACAAAGACCGACAACAGTGATCCAAAAGTAAATGAGGTGTGGAACCCAAACAGCCATGGTAATGTACAAGAGCAGCACCAGTGTTCGCATACCAAGGTAGATTGAAGGACCGGCGAATCGAGAATAAAGGATACTGAATGAGATTCGAGTGGTAGCGAATCCACGGCCAGTCGCGATATACCTAGCACCGCCAAAGGTTAAATCGTTGAGGATAGAGTGCATATAAATTTGGGTAGAGAAGACTTCGAAAACGGGCGAAAGGGACAGGAAATGCTTGCACAGTCGAAGAATTGCTCTACCGGTACCACGCTCGGTAAGTTCTGCGTTGATTAGCTTTGTGATTCTATGCATAAGTTCAACTCACCTTGGACAAAGAGGGGGACGAACGCAATCCAGAACACAATGAAGATGGATACGATACAACGCTTGATCCACTTGAAGACAGGTACAAGGTTGTAGCAACCACTTTGGCCTGGTAATATGTCGCCAGCAGAAGAGTATTTGCAAACAACGAGTTGTTTGTTAAGAGTACCGAGGAAAACGAGAGCCAACATGAAAACTTGAACTGACATCATGACCAAAATGTTATTGATGTGGAAGCCTGGATGACCATAGTAGAAGGTCAAGAATCTGTCGATGGGAAGCTGAGTACCCAAATAATAGTATTCTCGCGAAAGCATCTGTTCGCCCATACCGGTACCAATTTTGGTCTGGAAATTGAGAATGGTACCAAAACCCAGATCTCGACCCTTTCCACATTGATAGTACTCGGAGTGTTTGATTCGGCCACCTCGGCCAAAGGCCATCATACCAGCATAGATATCTTCATTCAGATGCAGACCTTTTTGCGCTTTGGATACACCGCCTCGAGTATTCATATAGATAGCGTTAAGGAAATCCGGCTGTTATCAGTCAGCATTCATGTTAAAGAGATAGGTACAGCGAGCAACTTACGTGACCATAATGCAGTTTGCCGCCAATGAATGATAACGACCTTGCAGCAAGGGTGCCAAATGTTTGTTCTTTACCAGCTGCAATATCACCCAAAATACCGATGTTCTCTGAGAAGATATATTCTCTAGCACCGAGAATGGCGACAGGGAACTTTGCAAAGTTGGCATGGCCTTGCGGAGCATAAGGGCTTTGAGTGGGTACCTTaaattcttcaaactctccGAGAACATTACGGATTTTAAGACATTCTTCTAAATAATTATCTTGATTCGCATCGATAAGTTGAAGATATTCGCCTCggtagaagatgatggcatGATTCTGATTATCAGATTTACCATCACCAAGGATAGGATTACCCGGAAGCTCAATTCTGAATTTAGGTCTTCTTCGACCATTAGGCATAATTTCGGAATGACCATCAATGAGAGCCGAAAAAATTCGAGATTCGCCACCATCCTTTCTGGGAGGCTCTTCGTCAAGATAAGCAATCTGCAAATCTGGATAGGCACGAAGCAAAAACTCAGCATTTTCATGCTCTTCTTTGTTGAATTTTGAGTACCGCTGCATGGAAACGACGAATTTAAATTTGCGTCTGGCCATACGCTCTAATTCCCTCTCAAGCTGATCGGTGTTGCCGCCAAAGAGTTGTACAACTTCAGGATTTTCCACTCGGTAGAGTAGTTTGATAGCTTTGCTGTAATTCATGAAACCAGAAACAGTCCGGTAAAGAGTCTGGGCACGAAGCGAAGCCCAAATACGAGTACGAAGAGTGTATTCTGGAGCAGCAGACTTGAAACCAATGGTGTAAAAGGGAATATCGTCGGCCTTTTTGGcgtcttctttctcatcagaagcaaaaggattgCCGCCGTTAAACATGTTGGATTCTTCAGCCAAAATCTTGGTGTCACGCACAAAGTTATCCCATTCGATAGGATGAAGCTGCTTTAGATATTCCAAAAGTGTGACTCGCGTATTTTGATCTTCCTCTCTGATAATCTCTCgaagagaaagcaaaaTCTTTTCGGAGTAGTGAGGAACAAGCACGGTGAAGGTAGGCATAGCCTCAACAGGGATAGGCTCAGGGATAGCCGTAGTGAGAGACTGAGAGAAGAACGAAATCCGACGCTCAGCTTCCGAGCCTTTAGGGAAGAATTCAGCTTTAGCACCGCCCTTCTCGCCTTGAGAAATAAAGAACGCGGGTGCACGCAGAGTTCGCTTGCCAGGTTGATCAGACTGTACTTGATGGTACAGAAGTTTTTGGACATGCTCGATGGACAAAAGGTGCTCCCGGTACATAGAAATGATGACGGCATTCCAAACTTGGGATACCAAAACCTCAATATAACGTCAGGGATGATCAtacaagaagagaagatagcAGCTTACTTTGGGCTTGTACTTAATTTCCATATCGTTTGTAGCAAGAATCTTGGCGTAAATTCTTTTCGGCAACCTGGAATAAATATCTTTCCAAGGTGTCCAGATACTCATGCCAAGAGAGAAGCTCCTTGCTATGGAAAAAATGGTGTTCCAGATAACATACCACAAAAAAGTATCCAAAAAGAACAGTGTTAAGTCCATGATAAACATAACAGTAAGGGCGAACGCAGGCTGGTTGGTACAAAGGCCGCTTCCAAGGTATTTGTCGTTGCAGTTCTGTACTTTCATGCGGTTCATGACTTTCATAGGATCCCGAAACGACAAGCTTAGGAAGAAGTAGGATTCGGTAAATTTACagccaaagacaagaaaccAGAGGAGGAAGGAAGCAATGCGATTGCTTCCTGCCAACACAGGGTAAGAGGCGGTGAATGTTTGATTTGCGAGGTACTTTCTGCTTTTGCCGGCAACCCTGTCCCCAAACATTCGCCCAGAAGGAAGGGTAGCAAAAGCAATGGTGGCAACAACTGAACAAAAGAATTGCACAACACCGAGAATAAGCGATACTCGGCCGGTTTGATTCCAGAAAGCGATATAGATAGATGGTGCGCCTGTGATGCCAAGAATGacgagaaggaagatgagacgACGGGTGAGATGAGATGTGTTGTTCCAAGTAGTGGGAATATAACTGAACTCGGCAAGAGTTGCAGCGATCATAATCAGCGTGGCGACAAATCCGCCCAAGCCGGTGATTGACCAAGCCATGGGTGTCGTTGCTTTGATTGAACCTCTCGCAGAATAAATCGATGGAGCGTTATAAGCGGtaaaaaaccaaaagacGGAGATATGCAAGACCCAGATACGATTGAAATTGACCAAAAGGTGGAAAAAAGATCGCTTTTCGAGATAGGTCTTAAAAAAGACCTTATTCCAGTCAATTCTGTCAAATTTCATAAACCTCTGAGCAGGGGGAATATCGACCAGTCGAGTCTTATCAGTCAAGGTTATTCTGCTGATACCTTCTGGGTACCAGAATAGTTGATTGACATCATCATATCCGATAACCTCATCGTGgtccttctctctcctcaAAAACTTGCCATCAACAACTTCATAGCCTTGGTCCCTCAAGAATTTATACAGGGGTTTGATAACTGCACGAAGGTATAATCCTTCTGGGACAGCCTCTTGCCTATTTTGACATTCAGGTGACCGATAATAGTCATCGGCGCATTTGAAAATAAAACACAAACATTCCGGCATAAACCTGACTTGAGCTGCTTCACCCCAACAGAGCAGATATAAAGCGATTTGTCTCAGCCTATCGTACTGTGACATGTTGTTCATAGCCGTTCGCCAGCGAGAAGTGGCCGAGTCAAGGGACTTTTCTTGAGCAGTGGCGGGGGTAGATTTGCCTTTGGGACCTCGTCTAGCGACAGAACGCACACGAGAAAGACCAGGGTTTTGAACCGTACCAATCGCATCATCCAGATCGAGTTGGGCGGCAAAATACCATTTGCGATAGTTGGCATGCTCGCCGCCAATGTAATCAGCGTGAAGGGTAAGGAGGGCTTGGTTTGGAGACATTCGAGAAGCTCGAGAGTCGAGCTGAATCATAAGAAAATCATAAACGTTTCTGGATGAATCTATGAAGAAAGGTTAGCATCGTCTTGTCTGAGACAACTTGACATACCTTTTTGGAAGCCAAATTTGTTGGCAAGGTCAATCAAAACatcctcaatctcttcttttgagagAGGTATATTGGCTTCCTGAGTCCATGCAGGGTATGGTTCGCGAGGTCGATGGCCATCCTTGCTTTCCGAATACGTAGGTGTGGAAGCCCTAGATGGGTTGTAACCAGGGCCGCCGTGGTTGTCTGATGCAGGATAGTTTCCATCTAGTGTAATCAGCAAGGAGATGTATCATTATCAAATTATACACACCACCTTGACTCCATCCGCTTTCACTTGCCCAAGTCTCTCTGCCCATTCCACCGCCTTCCCATCTACCTCCCATCTCAGGCTCGTTGTCGTAATAAGGCGCATATTGTCCGGCTTGACCAGGAGGCGCTACACCTGCACCGTTTCCGGCTCCAGGATTTGGAGCGTTCGCGTGGGCAAAAGCACCCCCCGGACCTGgttgaggaggaggaaggtgCGTATTAGAGTCGTATGGGAGCTGGTTTGCGTGGTTGAATGGGTCAGAAGATCCTGACGAGAAGGAGGCGGTGCCTTTTGCGCCCAGCTGGGGATTGGGATAAGACATGTTTGCTGAAACGAAGAGCTGAACGAAATGAGACAAAAGGAAGAGTACGCTGCCTGTCAACGCGTTTGCCACTCACAAGTCAGCCAACGATTCGCTTGTCAAGAAACGCGTTTTTTTGCCCGTCAACTGAGAAACTGTGGTGAC
This window contains:
- a CDS encoding 1,3-beta-glucan synthase component FKS1 yields the protein MSYPNPQLGAKGTASFSSGSSDPFNHANQLPYDSNTHLPPPQPGPGGAFAHANAPNPGAGNGAGVAPPGQAGQYAPYYDNEPEMGGRWEGGGMGRETWASESGWSQGDGNYPASDNHGGPGYNPSRASTPTYSESKDGHRPREPYPAWTQEANIPLSKEEIEDVLIDLANKFGFQKDSSRNVYDFLMIQLDSRASRMSPNQALLTLHADYIGGEHANYRKWYFAAQLDLDDAIGTVQNPGLSRVRSVARRGPKGKSTPATAQEKSLDSATSRWRTAMNNMSQYDRLRQIALYLLCWGEAAQVRFMPECLCFIFKCADDYYRSPECQNRQEAVPEGLYLRAVIKPLYKFLRDQGYEVVDGKFLRREKDHDEVIGYDDVNQLFWYPEGISRITLTDKTRLVDIPPAQRFMKFDRIDWNKVFFKTYLEKRSFFHLLVNFNRIWVLHISVFWFFTAYNAPSIYSARGSIKATTPMAWSITGLGGFVATLIMIAATLAEFSYIPTTWNNTSHLTRRLIFLLVILGITGAPSIYIAFWNQTGRVSLILGVVQFFCSVVATIAFATLPSGRMFGDRVAGKSRKYLANQTFTASYPVLAGSNRIASFLLWFLVFGCKFTESYFFLSLSFRDPMKVMNRMKVQNCNDKYLGSGLCTNQPAFALTVMFIMDLTLFFLDTFLWYVIWNTIFSIARSFSLGMSIWTPWKDIYSRLPKRIYAKILATNDMEIKYKPKVLVSQVWNAVIISMYREHLLSIEHVQKLLYHQVQSDQPGKRTLRAPAFFISQGEKGGAKAEFFPKGSEAERRISFFSQSLTTAIPEPIPVEAMPTFTVLVPHYSEKILLSLREIIREEDQNTRVTLLEYLKQLHPIEWDNFVRDTKILAEESNMFNGGNPFASDEKEDAKKADDIPFYTIGFKSAAPEYTLRTRIWASLRAQTLYRTVSGFMNYSKAIKLLYRVENPEVVQLFGGNTDQLERELERMARRKFKFVVSMQRYSKFNKEEHENAEFLLRAYPDLQIAYLDEEPPRKDGGESRIFSALIDGHSEIMPNGRRRPKFRIELPGNPILGDGKSDNQNHAIIFYRGEYLQLIDANQDNYLEECLKIRNVLGEFEEFKVPTQSPYAPQGHANFAKFPVAILGAREYIFSENIGILGDIAAGKEQTFGTLAARSLSFIGGKLHYGHPDFLNAIYMNTRGGVSKAQKGLHLNEDIYAGMMAFGRGGRIKHSEYYQCGKGRDLGFGTILNFQTKIGTGMGEQMLSREYYYLGTQLPIDRFLTFYYGHPGFHINNILVMMSVQVFMLALVFLGTLNKQLVVCKYSSAGDILPGQSGCYNLVPVFKWIKRCIVSIFIVFWIAFVPLFVQELTERGTGRAILRLCKHFLSLSPVFEVFSTQIYMHSILNDLTFGGARYIATGRGFATTRISFSILYSRFAGPSIYLGMRTLVLLLYITMAVWVPHLIYFWITVVGLCVAPFLFNPHQFSISDFVIDYREFLRWMSRGNSRTHANSWVGYCRLSRTRVTGFKRKKLGLPSEKLSSDVPRAPWKAIVIGEIFGPICLAVLFVICYLFVKSFAVNGKVQPGLVRIAIVALGPIVWNMALLMILFLISVFLGPCLNSYTHQFGATMAAIAHFGAVIGMVAFFEFLWFLELWDASHAVLGMIAVIGVQRCIFKFLIAVFLSREFKHDETNRAWWTGVWFNRGLGAHALSQPAREFVVKTIEMGLYSADFIACHLLLALLTPPMLIPYFDRIHATMLFWLAPSQQIRPPIYSFRQRSQRRKIVAKYGILYLLVQAAFIALIVVPLIFKDVAKLTPHSAPFGADI